The Vagococcus penaei genome includes the window GATGATTCACTCGCTAGCCACTGATATTGATTTTCTTTATATACCGAATGATAATACCATCGCAAATGCAATGCCAACAGTTGTATCTGTTGCCGATCAATATCAGTTACCTGTCATTCCGGCTGTAGAAGAAATGGTCGCGCAAGGTGGTTTAGCCACTGTTGGGAACAATCAAAAGAAATTGGGTCAGCAAATCGGAAAAATGGTAGTTAAGGTATTAGAAGACGAGTTGGATCCAGCGAAAACACCTATCGAGGTTTTTTCAACTGGTGATCCTGTAATTAACCCAACGAAAGCTACTGAACTAGGTATCACGATTCCAAAAGAATTAGAGAACATTAAAACAATACAAAAGGATGTGAAGTGACATGTTAGTATCGACAATTGGACAAGGCTTTTTGTGGGCTATTCTTGGTTTAGGTATTTATTTAACATTTAGGGTACTTAATTTTCCCGATTTAACAACTGAAGGAAGCTTCCCACTAGGGGGTGCTGTGTGTGTCACTGCTATAACAAATGGAATTAATCCTATATTAGCTACACTACTTGGTGTGCTTGCAGGTATGGCAGCTGGACTCACAACAGGTGTTTTGTACACAAAAGGGAAAATACCTGTTATTTTAGCTGGTATTTTAGTAATGAGTGGCTTAAATTCTGTGATGTTATTTGTGATGAAATCACCAAACTTATCCTTATTAAATCATTCAACAGTGTTTAACTTAATTAAGGTATTTCATGTACCCAAAAATTTTGATGTTGTGCTAATAAGTTTAGTCGTTGTTGTATTAGTGATTATTTTAATGGTTTTCTTTTTAAATACCGAAATTGGACAGGCTTATATTGCCACAGGGGATAATGAAACCGTGGCTAAATCATTAGGTATTGAAACAGATAAAATGAAAATTCTAGGTTTGGTAGTATCTAATGGTGTTATTGCCTTATCTGGTGCATTAATTGCTCAGAGTGAAGGGTACGCAGATGTTAGTAAAGGAATCGGAGTTATTGTGATTGGTTTGGCATCGATTATTTTAGGTGAATTAATCTTTGGCGAATTGACAATGTTAGAACGATTTATTGCGATTGTAGTTGGGAGTATTCTTTATCAATTATTAATTTTAGCAGTTATCAAACTTAACTTTGACACAACTTATCTAAAAATTTATTCATCGGTTATTTTGGCTATTTGCCTAATGATACCGCAACTCAAATATCGGCTATTTGGTCGACTAAACTTATTTAAGGAGGAGAAAAAACAATGATACAACCGCTATTACTCATCAATGATGCTATGAAAATCACAGATTCTGGATTAAAAATTATGAATCAGCTAAATTTAAGTATCTATGAAGGAGATTTTATCACTGTTTTAGGTGGAAATGGTGCAGGAAAATCAACTCTTTTTAATGCTATCAGTGGCACGCTAAAATTAACATCAGGTACGATTTCTTTAAATCAGCTCAATATTACTAATCAAAGTGAAGAAAAGCGCGCAGCATATTTTGCTAGAGTATTTCAAGATCCTAAAAATGGGACTGCTCCCCGAATGACAGTCTTAGAAAATTTATTATTAGCTAGCCAACGTGGCAGCAAACGTCGCCTGAAAAATAGACAGTTGGTAAGTAAGCGTCAAGACTATTATGATTTATGTGCTCAAGTTGGTAATGGTTTGGAGAATCACCTTGATACACCTACTGGAAATTTGTCTGGCGGACAACGTCAAGCATTAAGTTTACTAATGGCGACATTAAAAAAACCGGATTTACTACTATTAGATGAACATACTGCTGCACTCGATCCAAGAACGGGAAAACAATTGATGGCACTGACAGATCAAAAAATTAGAGATAATCAATTAACTTGCTTGATGATTACTCATCATATGCAAGACGCTTTAACTTATGGTAATCGTTTAATTGTTTTAGAAAAAGGACAAATAAAAAGAGATTTTTCTAAGTCAGAGAAAGAAAAATTGACAATGCCAGACTTGCTAAAATTTTTTTAAGTGAGGTTGTGAAAAATGCAAATTGTTAGGTTACATTTAATGAAAGAATCTGATTTAAAAGAATTGGCTAGTTTTAAATCAGATTGTCTTTCAATGAAACAGCCAATTCATGGTAGCTATGGGTTAGGAAATACAAAAGATAACAAAAAATGGGCACAGGATATATTAAAAAATAAATTAAAAAAAAATCAGTATTTATTTTTAGGTAGAAATGAGCAGGGCAGACTAGTTGGCTTAATAAATTATAAATCTACTTTAACTGCATATGAGACTAGAATGGGTGGGCATGTAAGCTATACAGTGCATCCTCTATATCAAGGAAAGGGATATGCTAAAGAGATGCTAGCAACCCTTATTCAATGGCTAAGAGATGGACAAATAACTGAACATATTTTGTTAACCGTTGATAATGACAATCAAGCATCAAAAAAAGTTATCCAAGCTAATAAGGGTAAATATCAGAATAGCATTATACTTGATAATAAAAGAATTAATAGATACACAATAACAATATATTCCGAAAAGTAATAATTATATTAAAATTTTATTAGTCATTAAAGAACGAGCTATGAGTATGATAAAATAACAGTTATTTGACTAACTCAATAATATAGTGTAAATTAAGGAAACGAGCGAATGATAACGTTTGTTTTATATAGAGCGTTTTAAAATAATCATCGCTATATTTTCTATTTTGGAGGAGAATGTTAGTGTCGGAAAAAGAAATTTTTTTAAGATTAGCTATTTCATTATTTTTTTCTGGAATTATTGGTTTAGAAAGAGAAAAAAATCAAAGTAATGCTGGAATTAAGACGCATTCATTAGTTGGGATTTCTGCAACACTTATTGCAATGATTCAAGTTGAAATTAGTCACGATGCTCTTAAAAGTGCGATTGCTCACCCTGAACTTATATCTTTATTTGGCGCAGATCCGTCCCGGTTAACGGCACAAGTCATTTCAGGAATTGGTTTTTTAGGTGCAGGGACAATAATTGTCACTAAACGAAGTATCTCTGGTTTAACAACTGCTGCTTCTATTTGGTCAGTAGCCTGTTTGGGTATTGCTGTGGGTATGGGGTATTTCTTTTTATCATTTGCTTCTTTTTTAGTAATATTTAGTATTTTATTTTTATTCAAACGTATATTACGTATTTCTGTACCAACTAAATTAGTGATTAAATATATTGGAGGTACAGAAACGCTAGAGGAGATAAAAGAAGTATTACAACAACTAAAATTAAAATACACAACGATTAAGTATGATGTGCGAATGTATGGTGATATCCGTGTTTACTCTAATGTATTTGAAATTGAGTCATTAGATCGCAAATATTTTGATAAGTTACTAAATAAATTAGCCAATAATGAGCATATCATTAATTGTGAACAAACAAGAATCGAGCTTTAAGCAAATTCTTGTTTGTTTTCATTATTTTAATTAAACTAAATAAAATTGATAGATTATTAGTTAAAAAATAATAGCCGAAATTAATTTAGAGCATTTTATTTGGTAATATAAAATATTTTGATCGGATTTTTCTTGTAATATCAATTTGTGCCTTATTAGCAGGTATAGGCAGACAAAAGACTACCTCATTTTTAGGTGTTAATTTATTAAGACTTATTGTTTCATTGTTATGTGATTGCATTATCTTTAGCCTCTTTTCTAGTAGGTTACTTATCTTATTAATCGGAATAAGTATTCAATATTTGCTTAAATCAGACCACTTTTTATCTTTCGACAATGTCACACATTTAATATCTGTAAAATAAATAAACTCATTCTCAAGATAAAGCCCTACCTCATTGAAACCTTTAATGTGGCCTGTAATTGATTTTAAAGGTTGTAGATTATCTATAGTCAAAATATTTTTTTGGATTGTAAGTATATCATTTTTTTTAATTGCCAATTGATATAGGGCATACATCTCCGTTTCAGTCATTTCATCCATTCGAATAGTTAAGTCTTGATTTTTATAATTAACTTGATTGGTGTCCGCCAATTAATTTTTCTCGATTAATAGCAGTTGCACCATCTAAAAGAGCATTAGCTCTGACAATTGAAGAGTAACCAAATTTCTGACGTATAGTATCAACTATTGTATCTAGTTGAGCCTCTGCGACTTCTTTTTCGGGTGGAAAGAACAAACTAGTTGGGTAGAGTAATTATCAGATAGCTTGCTATAGCTAATACTAAGTGCTCGAATAGGTAAATCACCCAAATCTTTTGCTCTAAACATTAAAATTAAATTATTACTCAAAGTCTTGGAATTAGAAGTAGGTGTTATGGTTCTTTGGACAGAAAAAACTCTTTCTTTAGTTAGATGTGAGTAGGAAATTGATAATGATAAACAACCTGTTTCTAAAT containing:
- a CDS encoding ABC transporter permease, whose product is MLVSTIGQGFLWAILGLGIYLTFRVLNFPDLTTEGSFPLGGAVCVTAITNGINPILATLLGVLAGMAAGLTTGVLYTKGKIPVILAGILVMSGLNSVMLFVMKSPNLSLLNHSTVFNLIKVFHVPKNFDVVLISLVVVVLVIILMVFFLNTEIGQAYIATGDNETVAKSLGIETDKMKILGLVVSNGVIALSGALIAQSEGYADVSKGIGVIVIGLASIILGELIFGELTMLERFIAIVVGSILYQLLILAVIKLNFDTTYLKIYSSVILAICLMIPQLKYRLFGRLNLFKEEKKQ
- a CDS encoding ABC transporter ATP-binding protein, which translates into the protein MQPLLLINDAMKITDSGLKIMNQLNLSIYEGDFITVLGGNGAGKSTLFNAISGTLKLTSGTISLNQLNITNQSEEKRAAYFARVFQDPKNGTAPRMTVLENLLLASQRGSKRRLKNRQLVSKRQDYYDLCAQVGNGLENHLDTPTGNLSGGQRQALSLLMATLKKPDLLLLDEHTAALDPRTGKQLMALTDQKIRDNQLTCLMITHHMQDALTYGNRLIVLEKGQIKRDFSKSEKEKLTMPDLLKFF
- a CDS encoding GNAT family N-acetyltransferase, giving the protein MQIVRLHLMKESDLKELASFKSDCLSMKQPIHGSYGLGNTKDNKKWAQDILKNKLKKNQYLFLGRNEQGRLVGLINYKSTLTAYETRMGGHVSYTVHPLYQGKGYAKEMLATLIQWLRDGQITEHILLTVDNDNQASKKVIQANKGKYQNSIILDNKRINRYTITIYSEK
- a CDS encoding MgtC/SapB family protein gives rise to the protein MSEKEIFLRLAISLFFSGIIGLEREKNQSNAGIKTHSLVGISATLIAMIQVEISHDALKSAIAHPELISLFGADPSRLTAQVISGIGFLGAGTIIVTKRSISGLTTAASIWSVACLGIAVGMGYFFLSFASFLVIFSILFLFKRILRISVPTKLVIKYIGGTETLEEIKEVLQQLKLKYTTIKYDVRMYGDIRVYSNVFEIESLDRKYFDKLLNKLANNEHIINCEQTRIEL